The Streptomyces kanamyceticus genome window below encodes:
- a CDS encoding LysR family transcriptional regulator, with amino-acid sequence MELEVRHLRVLCAIADTGSLHKAARQLGMSQPSLTTQLRRIEHALGGQLFTRERTGCRPTPLGRVVLSRARPLVTEMRALVSETKAAAARAVEGPQLRIGSTASRAIPGWLRKLRGRLPGTEISLQMDVSANALLRMVAAGQLDVAFVHEVEGCPLRLPETLRRRVLLDREPQFISLAADHPAADRPVVRLSELAEDRWMVDPTVDGEWDGLRRVLIAAGLNPRVLHGDYHTAASLVATGEVVALCQPTSRARADMAVRPLHGDPLGVRLLVAARTEDELNAVYGELDAAYWEAAGQSPAYTEWLLQAGETRGTPGETRGTPDGTLVPATR; translated from the coding sequence ATGGAGCTCGAGGTCAGGCACCTCCGCGTACTGTGCGCCATCGCCGACACCGGCAGCCTGCACAAGGCGGCGCGCCAACTCGGCATGAGCCAGCCGTCCCTCACCACCCAGCTGCGGCGCATCGAGCACGCGCTCGGCGGCCAGCTCTTCACCCGGGAGCGCACCGGGTGCCGGCCGACCCCGCTCGGCCGCGTCGTCCTCAGCCGCGCCCGCCCCCTCGTCACCGAGATGCGCGCCCTGGTCAGCGAGACCAAGGCGGCCGCGGCCCGCGCCGTCGAGGGACCGCAGCTGCGCATCGGCTCCACGGCGAGCCGGGCCATACCGGGCTGGCTGCGCAAGCTGCGCGGCCGCCTGCCCGGCACCGAGATCTCGCTCCAGATGGACGTGTCCGCCAACGCCCTGCTGCGCATGGTGGCGGCGGGACAGCTCGACGTCGCGTTCGTGCACGAGGTGGAGGGCTGTCCGCTGCGGCTGCCCGAGACCCTGCGAAGACGCGTGCTCCTGGACCGCGAGCCCCAGTTCATCTCGCTGGCCGCGGACCACCCTGCGGCGGACAGACCCGTCGTACGACTCTCGGAACTCGCCGAGGACCGCTGGATGGTCGACCCGACGGTGGACGGCGAATGGGACGGACTGCGCCGCGTCCTGATCGCGGCCGGACTCAACCCCCGTGTCCTGCACGGCGATTACCACACGGCGGCGTCCCTCGTGGCGACCGGTGAGGTGGTCGCGCTCTGCCAGCCGACCTCGCGGGCCCGCGCCGACATGGCCGTACGCCCCCTGCACGGCGACCCCCTGGGCGTCCGCCTCCTGGTGGCCGCGCGCACCGAGGACGAGCTGAACGCGGTGTACGGCGAGCTGGACGCCGCGTACTGGGAGGCGGCCGGGCAGTCCCCCGCCTATACGGAGTGGCTCCTCCAGGCCGGAGAGACGCGGGGGACACCCGGCGAGACCCGGGGAACGCCCGACGGGACCTTGGTCCCAGCCACCCGGTGA